The Drosophila teissieri strain GT53w chromosome X, Prin_Dtei_1.1, whole genome shotgun sequence genome has a segment encoding these proteins:
- the LOC122623310 gene encoding mitogen-activated protein kinase kinase kinase 7 isoform X2 produces the protein MCDTRALINTTQTSDLHSCWIIYTKSDGRERLTVTDTKPVMMTTDLANNNSGSHAHANGLLSHANGRQAVDEELQEQEHEQEIVNSLDVDVDPDEDENDGTEQSLAEILDPELQPEPPIPNDAESQLIYREHRHMAKEYLSVDTNLYYAQDFKDKLIVQMDRTEREQKQELLRKMKDKEGLQSLYNNLQQQYASRRLAAGHHPHPHPHPHQHQHPHSHPHPHSHAQQEEGSGLLSGSVGGGSESVEEGWVVIPPHHNA, from the exons ATGTGCGACACACGCGCCCTCATCAACACCACGCAGACCAGCGATCTGCACAGTTGCTGGATCATATATA CAAAGAGCGATGGCCGCGAACGACTCACGGTGACGGACACCAAGCCGGTGATGATGACCACGGacctggccaacaacaacagcggcagccacgcccacgcgAACGGACTGCTGAGCCATGCGAATGGGCGGCAAGCGGTGGAtgaggagctgcaggagcaggagcacgaGCAGGAGATCGTCAACTCactggacgtggacgtggatcccgacgaggacgagaacgaCGGCACCGAGCAATCGCTGGCCGAGATCCTCGACCCGGAGCTGCAGCCAGAGCCCCCGATTCCCAACGATGCCGAGTCGCAGCTCATCTACCGGGAGCACCGGCACATGGCCAAGGAGTACCTGAGCGTCGACACGAACCTCTACTACGCGCAGGACTTCAAGGACAAGCTCATTGTGCAGATGGATCGCACCGAGCGCGAACAGAAGCAGGAGCTGCTGCGCAAGATGAAGGATAAG GAGGGTCTACAGAGTCTGTACAAcaatctgcagcagcagtacgCTTCCCGCCGACTTGCGGCCGGCCATCATCCGCAccctcatccgcatccacatcagcatcagcatccaCACTCGCATCCCCATCCGCACTCGCATGCGCAGCAGGAGGAGGGCAGTGGACTGCTGTCCGGATCGGTGGGCGGAGGCTCGGAGTCCGTGGAGGAAGGCTGGGTGGTCATCCCACCGCACCACAACGCGTAG
- the LOC122623310 gene encoding mitogen-activated protein kinase kinase kinase 7 isoform X1, whose product MATASLDALQAAYVDFSELTLREKVGHGSYGVVCKAVWRDRLVAVKEFFASAEQKDIEKEVKQLSRVKHPNIIALHGISSYQQATYLIMEYAEGGSLHNFLHGKVKPAYSLAHAMSWARQCAEGLAYLHAMTPKPLIHRDVKPLNLLLTNKGRNLKICDFGTVADKSTMMTNNRGSAAWMAPEVFEGSKYTEKCDIFSWAIVLWEVLSRKQPFKGIDNAYTIQWKIYKGERPPLLTTCPKRIEDLMTACWKTVPEDRPSMQYIVGVMHEIVKDYTGADKALEYTFVNQQIVTKESDGTVAAQPDSLSSQEGELSPSSTQLTPTTAANANVNAIAITETTTSSMTENTSSTSSDITPTNSGQLDNNPLFHMVSNRWDAIPEEDSNESRNDSFNLTSSAEATQRLETIRNGMILMACKPMEQLTLDVEANGFDLSRSESSSSSTNAKSDGRERLTVTDTKPVMMTTDLANNNSGSHAHANGLLSHANGRQAVDEELQEQEHEQEIVNSLDVDVDPDEDENDGTEQSLAEILDPELQPEPPIPNDAESQLIYREHRHMAKEYLSVDTNLYYAQDFKDKLIVQMDRTEREQKQELLRKMKDKEGLQSLYNNLQQQYASRRLAAGHHPHPHPHPHQHQHPHSHPHPHSHAQQEEGSGLLSGSVGGGSESVEEGWVVIPPHHNA is encoded by the exons ATGGCCACCGCATCGCTGGACGCACTGCAAGCAGCCTATGTGGACTTCAGTGAGCTAACACTAAGAGAG AAAGTCGGCCATGGGTCCTACGGAGTGGTCTGCAAGGCCGTCTGGCGCGACAGGCTGGTGGCCGTCAAGGAGTTCTTCGCCAGCGCCGAGCAGAAGGACATCGAGAAGGAGGTGAAGCAGCTGTCGCGCGTGAAGCACCCGAACATCATCGCTCTGCACGGCATATCCTCGTACCAGCAGGCCACCTACCTGATCATGGAGTACGCCGAAGGTGGATCCCTGCACAACTTCCTCCACGGCAAGGTGAAGCCGGCCTATTCCCTAGCCCACGCCATGAGCTGGGCGCGCCAATGTGCGGAG GGACTGGCATATTTGCATGCCATGACGCCGAAACCGCTGATCCATCGCGACGTGAAGCCGCTGAACCTGCTCCTGACCAACAAGGGGCGCAATCTGAAGATCTGCGACTTCGGCACGGTGGCGGACAAGTCGACCATGATGACCAACAATCGCGGCAGTGCCGCTTGGATGGCGCCCGAGGTCTTCGAAGGCTCCAAGTATACGGAGAAGTGTGACATTTTCAGCTGGGCCATTGTGCTATGGGAGGTGCTGTCCAGGAAGCAACCCTTTAAGGGCATCGACAATGCCTACACCATCCAGTGGAAGATCTACAAGG GTGAACGCCCACCGCTGCTGACGACCTGCCCCAAGCGCATCGAGGACCTGATGACCGCCTGCTGGAAAACGGTGCCCGAGGATCGCCCGTCGATGCAGTACATAGTGGGCGTCATGCACGAGATCGTGAAGGACTACACGGGGGCGGACAAGGCCCTGGAATACACATTTGTTAATCAGCAG ATTGTCACCAAAGAGAGCGACGGCACGGTGGCCGCTCAACCGGATAGCCTCAGTTCGCAGGAGGGGGAACTGAGCCCCTCGTCCACACAGTTAACACCGACAACGGCGGCCAACGCCAATGTGAACGCGATAGCAATAACAGAAACAACGACTAGCTCAATGACCGAAAATACCTCATCAACATCATCGGACATCACGCCGACGAACTCGGGCCAACTTGACAATAATCCGCTATTCCACATGGTCAGCAATCGCTGGGACGCGATTCCCGAGGAGGATAGCAACGAGAGCCGGAACGATAGCTTCAACCTCACCTCGTCGGCGGAGGCCACGCAGCGCCTCGAGACGATCCGGAACGGCATGATCCTGATGGCCTGCAAGCCCATGGAGCAGCTCACCCTCGACGTGGAGGCG AATGGCTTTGATCTGAGTCGCagcgaaagcagcagcagcagcacgaaCG CAAAGAGCGATGGCCGCGAACGACTCACGGTGACGGACACCAAGCCGGTGATGATGACCACGGacctggccaacaacaacagcggcagccacgcccacgcgAACGGACTGCTGAGCCATGCGAATGGGCGGCAAGCGGTGGAtgaggagctgcaggagcaggagcacgaGCAGGAGATCGTCAACTCactggacgtggacgtggatcccgacgaggacgagaacgaCGGCACCGAGCAATCGCTGGCCGAGATCCTCGACCCGGAGCTGCAGCCAGAGCCCCCGATTCCCAACGATGCCGAGTCGCAGCTCATCTACCGGGAGCACCGGCACATGGCCAAGGAGTACCTGAGCGTCGACACGAACCTCTACTACGCGCAGGACTTCAAGGACAAGCTCATTGTGCAGATGGATCGCACCGAGCGCGAACAGAAGCAGGAGCTGCTGCGCAAGATGAAGGATAAG GAGGGTCTACAGAGTCTGTACAAcaatctgcagcagcagtacgCTTCCCGCCGACTTGCGGCCGGCCATCATCCGCAccctcatccgcatccacatcagcatcagcatccaCACTCGCATCCCCATCCGCACTCGCATGCGCAGCAGGAGGAGGGCAGTGGACTGCTGTCCGGATCGGTGGGCGGAGGCTCGGAGTCCGTGGAGGAAGGCTGGGTGGTCATCCCACCGCACCACAACGCGTAG
- the LOC122623311 gene encoding kelch-like protein 26, with translation MAATPAPAVTPAATATSTAAKTPANPSNPLSPEEETLLRGLNKLRNEEKLTDVTLIVEEHRFKAHRVVLAASSDYFCAMFADCAMIESRKDEINLYGITARAMGSIIDYIYTSMLELNYDNIEEILAAATHVQVREVIERCTIFLGAKIEMENCLAIAGMADIYGIMDLSERAHRYMCAHFEEFATTSDFKEMKVDQLRFILSSNYPIDVAEQDLVRLVCSFAIEQQLEENALGDLLRLINWPHISYKSLDELRHMNCSLDEGKQLQLPTTYYNRIKQEYMGRLLNGVVPLKDQSLPQGPTNMRGMELCLLKIGGFEWKGLTNVIMCFSPTKMNWFELTAIPHIDQCNFGTAVLNNKLFIVGGAYDVCLKEYIHPFGFCYCPLRNTWMTIAPIQLDRCRFSLNAVGDQHLYAVGGILDDDNSEEALRMISNVERYDIAQNVWTYMPSLQENRSQHAGVVVGDKLYISGGVHLANILASLWVFDTKTEVWQELASMPTPCCDHVLVAVDNRIYACGGWHESLTESRVLVEHIYAYDIESNTWSVETQIPAPKFYSGVTAMGRTIFFVGGLDSTESIDRASAETMAYDLDSKEWWREKDSWDSPNDVWESTCVAIYVPMCDF, from the exons ATGGCAGCGACGCCAGCGCCAGCAGTGACGCCGGCAGCGAcggcgacgtcgactgcggcgAAAACTCCTGCGAATCCATCGAATCCCTTGTCCCCCGAGGAGGAGACCCTTCTGCGCGGCCTCAACAAACTGCGCAACGAGGAGAAACTCACGGACGTCACCCTGATCGTCGAGGAGCACCGATTCAAG GCTCACCGCGTCGTCCTGGCGGCCAGCAGCGACTACTTCTGCGCCATGTTCGCCGACTGTGCCATGATCGAGTCGCGCAAGGACGAGATCAATCTCTATGGGATCACAGCGAGGGCCATGGGCTCGATCATCGACTACATATACACATCGATGCTGGAGCTGAACTACGATAACATCGAGGAGATCCTGGCGGCAGCCACACACGTCCAGGTGCGCGAGGTGATTGAGCGATGCACGATCTTTCTGGGCGCAAAGATCGAGATGGAAAACTGCCTGGCCATCGCGGGAATGGCCGATATCTATGGGATCATGGACTTGTCCGAGCGGGCCCACCGCTATATGTGCGCTCACTTCGAGGAGTTCGCGACCACGTCGGATTTCAAGGAAATGAAGGTGGACCAGTTGCGCTTCATCCTCTCCAGCAACTATCCCATCGACGTGGCCGAGCAGGATCTGGTGCGTCTGGTGTGCAGCTTTGCAATCGaacagcagctggaggagaacgCTTTGGGGGATCTGCTGAGGCTGATCAACTGGCCGCACATTAGCTATAAGTCCCTGGACGAACTGAGGCACATGAACTGCTCGCTGGACGAGGGaaagcagctgcaactgcCCACCACCTATTACAATCGAATCAAACAGGAGTACATGGGGCGCCTGCTCAACGGAGTGGTCCCCCTAAAGGATCAATCACTGCCACAGGGACCAACTAACATGCGGGGCATGGAGCTGTGCCTGCTCAAGATCGGCGGCTTCGAGTGGAAGGGACTGACCAACGTGATAATGTGCTTCTCGCCAACGAAAATGAATTGGTTCGAGTTGACTGCCATTCCGCACATCGATCAGT GCAACTTTGGCACTGCCGTTCTGAACAACAAACTGTTCATCGTGGGTGGAGCCTACGATGTCTGTCTAAAGGAGTACATCCATCCCTTTGGCTTCTGCTACTGTCCGCTCAGGAATACCTGGATGACCATAGCACCCATTCAGCTGGATCGCTGCCGCTTCTCATTGAACGCTGTGGGCGATCAGCATCTCTATGCTGTGGGCGGCATTCTGGACGATGATAACTCCGAAGAAGCCCTGCGCATGATCTCCAACGTGGAGCGCTACGATATCGCCCAGAATGTATGGACCTATATGCCCAGTCTGCAGGAGAATCGCAGTCAGCATGCCGGCGTCGTTGTGGGCGATAAGCTGTACATCTCTG GTGGCGTCCACTTGGCCAACATATTGGCGAGCTTGTGGGTGTTCGACACGAAGACAGAAGTCTGGCAAGAGCTGGCCTCGATGCCCACGCCGTGCTGCGACCACGTTTTGGTGGCGGTGGATAACCGAATCTATGCCTGCGGCGGATGGCACGAGAGTTTGACGGAGTCGCGGGTTCTGGTGGAGCACATCTATGCCTACGATATTGAGAGCAACACGTGGAGCGTGGAGACGCAGATACCGGCCCCAAAGTTCTACTCCGGCGTGACTGCGATGGGCAGAACCATATTCTTTGTGGGCGGACTGGACTCTACGGAATCGATTGATCGCGCCAGTGCGGAGACAATGGCCTACGACTTGGATAGCAAGGAATGGTGGCGCGAGAAGGACTCGTGGGACTCGCCCAACGATGTGTGGGAATCAACGTGCGTGGCCATCTATGTGCCCATGTGCGATTTCTAA